In Planctomycetota bacterium, the genomic stretch TCACCGGGAGCGTCGAGGGACCCCTCGAGGCGCGGGGTTCGGAGATAGACTATTACAATGATCTCCTCAACCTGTAGGCCATGAGCGTCAAGGCGTCCGAGATCCGGTCCGGGCTCTTCGTCGTCCTGGCGACGGGCGCGCTGTGCGTCCTCGTCTTCTCGGTGGGCGACTTCCGCGCCCGCTGGCGCCCCTCGGCCCGTTACCACGCCTTCCTCCCGGACGCGAAATTCCTCAAACCGCACGACGCCGTGACCTACGGCGGACTTCGCGTGGGCCTGGTCAAGCGCGTCGAAGTGGCCCCCGAACGCTTCGGGACCGTCCGCGTGACGGTCGAGGTGGACCCCGAGATTCCCGTGCGCGAGGACTCGGTGCTCGTCCTCAAGCAGGACGGAATGCTCGGACCCAAGTATCTGGAAATTTCCCCCGGAAGCCCCCAGGCGCGCCCCGCCTCCCCCGGGTCGGAACTGGCCGCCCTCGTCCCCCCGGCCCTCACGGACCTGACCTCCGCCGTCGAGAAGCCCCTCCAGCGGATCGACCGCGTGCTGGAACATCTGGACCGGATCCTGGGGCTGCCCGACAATCAGAAAAACCTCGCGGATCTCCTGGCCGAAGCCCGCGCGATGCTCGGCTCCCTGCACGCCGAGATCCGCCGCGTGGGGGCGCTCGCGGAAGAGACCGGCCGGG encodes the following:
- a CDS encoding MlaD family protein, producing the protein MSVKASEIRSGLFVVLATGALCVLVFSVGDFRARWRPSARYHAFLPDAKFLKPHDAVTYGGLRVGLVKRVEVAPERFGTVRVTVEVDPEIPVREDSVLVLKQDGMLGPKYLEISPGSPQARPASPGSELAALVPPALTDLTSAVEKPLQRIDRVLEHLDRILGLPDNQKNLADLLAEARAMLGSLHAEIRRVGALAEETGRETRELLAEVRGAVRDARAPLTNALRNAEALSEKLSTRLDDLTGRFARAAEALERLLRDADGLVVENHKNVYETIRALRDTAYHMEQASKRIRANPSILLFGAEETPEERRRADETELRLRGRARRYDKEPPGE